The DNA region GGCGTGAGCGCGCGGGATATGTTGGCCACCGAGCGCTTCAAGGATTGCATGGTTGCCGGCTGGCTGGGACTGGCCTGGCCGGTTCGCCGCACCGGGTCGGTGTACGCCAGCCTTTCGGAGGGTAACTCTTTTAACATCCCCACCTGAGCCACCCGGCCGGTGCGTAGATACTCGTCAGGCTCGTGGGTCGTACGACCTTTCTCGGCGTTGCGCTCTATGTTACCCAACTTCAGATAAAAAACGTTGTCGTAGCCGCGCTCCTTCGCTACCAGCTTTACTTGTTCGGGGTCCAGGTGCCGGGCGGGGTCCAACTTGGAATTGAGGCGGGCCACCTGCGCGTCGAGCCGCGCATCCTTGGCCGCAAGTTGTTCGGGAGTCAGCGGCTTCTTGGCGCGGTTGCTGGCGGCCCGCTCCGTAATGTCAGCCGCTTTTTCTTTTACCCGTTGCTGGCGGGTGGGCGCGGGCGCACCGACTTCGCGCGTTGGGGTGCGACCCAACTCCTCGTCCAGCTGCGCGCCGGCCTGGGCCTGGAACTGCACGCGGTTGAAGCGCGTAGCTGCGCCCAATGGGTTCAAGGTTATCTGCTGGGCCGCGTCGCGGGCCGACACGATGACGTGAACGTGGGTTTGCAAACCGGGCTTCAGTTCGCCCTGCACGCCCGCATCGGTGCCCCGGTTTTTGCGGTCCTGGTGAATGGTCGCGGCCCAGACTAATTCACTTTCTCCCAACTCGCGCCCGCCTTTCAGGTTAAAGTTTTTCGCGTACAGCTCCATTACGTTTTGGGTGTAGCGCTCCAACGCCCGCGCATCATTGCCCAACTCAGTCAACTCATCCGCGCTCGGACTTAGCACCAGGGAGTAGAACTTGGCTGCGTCCTTCCCTAACCCTTTGTGGTTGTTATCCACCAGGTCCACGACCTCATCGGCGGTGAGCCCGCCCTTAGCAGCGGAGCTAAAGAAGGTCGCCGTCTGCCCCTGCTCTTTGGCTTCCTGTTCCAGGTAGTTGGTCGTGCGCCGCGCGCTCCCCGCGTTCGCGTACACCTTCTTGCCGTTGGTCGCAGGATTGATAATCTTGACGTACATCGAAGATAGAGTGGGAAGGAATTGGAGGCAATGCCCGAAGCAATAACGGAGACAAGTACACTTTTTTAATTGGTGCAACTCACGGTTTCGGTGGAGCCGGTGGCGTAACTGGCGTAGCGGCGGGTACGGGTTGGGCTGCGGGTTTAGGTGGCGCTGGAACGGGAGTCAGCGCCGGCCGTGCCGTCAACCTGGGTCGGGCAACTGGTGATTTGTCAGCAATTTTCTGCGCTTCTACAACCAGTTGTTTATCGCGTTGGCCGTCATAATTCGCCGTGCTCCTGTTTACTTCTTCGTTTGAAAGTGGTTGGTCTTTGGTCTTTAGTAGTACCGCATTGGTTAGGAC from Hymenobacter psoromatis includes:
- a CDS encoding DUF5712 family protein — translated: MYVKIINPATNGKKVYANAGSARRTTNYLEQEAKEQGQTATFFSSAAKGGLTADEVVDLVDNNHKGLGKDAAKFYSLVLSPSADELTELGNDARALERYTQNVMELYAKNFNLKGGRELGESELVWAATIHQDRKNRGTDAGVQGELKPGLQTHVHVIVSARDAAQQITLNPLGAATRFNRVQFQAQAGAQLDEELGRTPTREVGAPAPTRQQRVKEKAADITERAASNRAKKPLTPEQLAAKDARLDAQVARLNSKLDPARHLDPEQVKLVAKERGYDNVFYLKLGNIERNAEKGRTTHEPDEYLRTGRVAQVGMLKELPSERLAYTDPVRRTGQASPSQPATMQSLKRSVANISRALTPPTRTQDVRREEEKTRDYEPEM